One genomic window of Ruminococcus gauvreauii includes the following:
- a CDS encoding AraC family transcriptional regulator → MQNIRKLYVDFPKMDDTAISVIPCLVDRPVGAHCHTYYEFVIITRGSCIFDYQGVRSLLMPGDVFLIEPHQTHSYEVQATATIVNCHFFPEPLGAECSRTLSSATINTPYANEDVKKQWDELLRYVTLSDPVIEEESRRVGVNAQGVIHLNTQEIKYVEQLLNGMMEEQDKKEEGIEYVKSAYLQLILVFFKRVKSRQHEQMQNYTSQKKKLIYRAMAYIEEHLTEKLNVAQIAESVYLSPNYFRTTFKDVTGLSPMEYMNRMRIVKSLEYLEMEQLSVAEAAEKVGIYDANYFSRMFKKVMGYSPRYFKKIN, encoded by the coding sequence ATGCAAAACATACGCAAACTTTATGTTGATTTTCCTAAGATGGATGACACGGCTATATCGGTTATACCGTGCCTTGTGGATCGTCCGGTGGGAGCTCACTGCCACACGTATTATGAATTCGTAATTATAACAAGAGGGTCCTGTATTTTTGACTATCAGGGCGTGCGTTCTCTGCTGATGCCCGGGGATGTTTTCTTAATCGAACCCCATCAGACACACAGTTATGAGGTGCAGGCAACGGCTACTATCGTTAACTGTCACTTTTTTCCGGAACCGCTTGGTGCTGAGTGCAGCCGGACGCTCAGCAGTGCAACAATCAATACGCCTTATGCCAATGAGGACGTAAAAAAGCAGTGGGATGAACTGCTTCGTTATGTGACTTTGTCAGATCCGGTTATAGAAGAGGAAAGCAGGCGGGTGGGAGTAAATGCACAGGGAGTGATACATTTGAACACGCAGGAGATAAAATACGTCGAACAGCTTCTGAATGGAATGATGGAGGAACAGGATAAAAAAGAAGAAGGGATCGAGTATGTAAAATCAGCATATCTTCAGTTGATTCTGGTTTTTTTTAAACGAGTAAAATCAAGACAGCATGAACAGATGCAGAATTATACGAGCCAGAAGAAAAAATTGATCTACCGTGCGATGGCATATATTGAAGAACATCTGACTGAGAAGCTGAACGTTGCGCAGATTGCAGAAAGTGTCTATCTTAGTCCCAACTATTTCAGAACGACGTTCAAGGATGTGACGGGGCTGTCACCAATGGAATATATGAATCGTATGCGTATTGTTAAGTCTTTGGAATATCTCGAAATGGAACAACTGAGCGTGGCGGAAGCTGCTGAAAAAGTCGGAATATATGATGCCAATTATTTCTCAAGAATGTTTAAGAAAGTAATGGGTTATTCGCCGCGGTATTTTAAGAAAATCAACTGA
- the glmM gene encoding phosphoglucosamine mutase, with protein sequence MGKYFGTDGFRGEANIDLTVEHAYKVGRFLGWYFGQEHKAQIVIGKDTRRSSYMFEYSLVAGLTASGADVYLLHVTTTPSVSYVVRTENFDCGIMISASHNPFYDNGIKIINGMGQKMEADVEAKIEAYIDDGTPKIPFAIKENIGRTVDFSAGRNRYIGYLISLPTRSFKNIRVGLDCSNGSASSIAKSVFDALGAKTYVIHNEPDGTNINQNCGSTHIEVLQNFVREKHLDVGFAYDGDADRCIAVDEAGKVIDGDLILYVCGKYLKEQGRLDNNTIVTTVMSNLGLYKACDREGIHYEKTAVGDKYVCENMMTYGHSLGGEQSGHIIFSKHATTGDGILTSLMVMEVMLEKKQPLSVLASEVVIYPQLLKNVRVANKQEARENSRVQEVVRSVGEQLGEDGRILVRESGTEPVIRVMVEAENDAICQECADRVIRVMTEEELIVG encoded by the coding sequence ATGGGAAAATATTTCGGAACTGACGGATTCAGAGGGGAAGCCAACATTGATCTGACGGTAGAACACGCTTATAAAGTCGGCCGTTTTCTGGGATGGTACTTCGGGCAGGAGCATAAGGCGCAGATCGTGATCGGCAAGGACACAAGGCGCAGCAGCTACATGTTTGAATATTCGCTTGTGGCGGGACTTACCGCCTCGGGAGCCGATGTGTATCTGCTCCACGTCACGACAACGCCGAGTGTATCGTATGTTGTGAGAACCGAAAATTTTGACTGCGGTATTATGATTTCTGCAAGCCATAATCCTTTCTATGATAATGGAATTAAGATTATCAACGGTATGGGGCAGAAGATGGAAGCGGATGTGGAAGCGAAAATCGAAGCATATATCGACGACGGGACGCCGAAGATCCCATTTGCCATTAAAGAAAATATCGGACGGACAGTGGACTTTTCTGCGGGCAGGAACCGTTATATCGGTTATCTGATCTCACTGCCGACCCGTTCCTTTAAAAATATCAGGGTTGGTCTTGACTGTTCCAACGGAAGCGCTTCTTCCATCGCAAAGAGCGTTTTTGACGCGCTGGGGGCGAAGACGTATGTCATCCATAATGAGCCCGACGGGACCAATATCAACCAGAACTGCGGATCGACGCACATCGAAGTCCTGCAGAATTTTGTGAGGGAAAAACATCTTGATGTGGGCTTCGCCTATGACGGGGATGCGGACCGCTGCATCGCTGTGGATGAGGCCGGGAAAGTGATTGACGGAGATCTGATTCTGTATGTCTGCGGGAAATACCTGAAGGAGCAGGGGCGCCTGGATAACAATACGATTGTGACGACTGTCATGTCCAATCTGGGCCTGTATAAAGCCTGTGACCGTGAGGGCATTCACTATGAAAAGACCGCAGTGGGCGATAAATATGTCTGTGAGAATATGATGACATACGGACACAGCCTGGGCGGAGAACAGTCGGGGCATATCATCTTCAGCAAACATGCGACGACGGGAGACGGCATCCTGACTTCACTGATGGTCATGGAAGTGATGCTGGAGAAGAAGCAGCCGCTTTCTGTGCTTGCATCAGAGGTGGTTATCTATCCGCAGCTGCTGAAAAATGTGCGCGTTGCAAATAAACAGGAAGCCCGTGAGAATTCCAGAGTGCAGGAAGTCGTGAGATCTGTCGGCGAGCAGCTGGGAGAAGACGGACGTATTCTGGTACGTGAGAGCGGTACGGAGCCTGTGATTCGCGTGATGGTTGAGGCGGAAAATGATGCGATCTGTCAGGAATGTGCAGACAGAGTAATCCGGGTGATGACGGAAGAAGAGTTGATTGTGGGTTAA
- a CDS encoding sugar phosphate nucleotidyltransferase, which translates to MEKKTALVIMAAGIGSRFGKGIKQLEPVGPNGEIIMDYSIHDALEAGFNKVVFIIRKDLEIDFKQIIGNRIEKLTEVVYAFQELDDLPAGFEKPKDRTKPWGTGQAVLSCKGVIDEPFVVINADDYYGKEPFVKLHDYLVNEMPAADGHYDICMAGFMLGNTLSDNGGVTRGICRMDGENNLVGIAETRNIVKTAEGAGVQTEDGIVPVALDSKVSMNMWGLQPEFLDELESGFVKFLSGLSTEDSKQEYLLPTIIDGLLQENRADVHVINTGAQWFGVTYQEDKDSVVEAFKKLIAKGVYREKLFDC; encoded by the coding sequence ATGGAGAAGAAAACAGCACTGGTAATCATGGCGGCGGGCATTGGAAGCCGGTTCGGAAAAGGTATTAAGCAGCTGGAGCCGGTAGGCCCAAACGGGGAAATTATTATGGATTATTCCATTCACGATGCCCTGGAGGCCGGATTTAATAAAGTTGTGTTTATTATTCGGAAAGACCTGGAGATAGACTTTAAACAGATCATAGGGAACCGGATCGAAAAGCTGACGGAGGTCGTATATGCGTTTCAGGAGCTTGATGACCTCCCGGCGGGTTTTGAAAAACCAAAAGACCGTACAAAGCCATGGGGGACCGGCCAGGCGGTACTGAGCTGCAAAGGAGTGATCGACGAGCCGTTTGTCGTTATCAATGCGGATGACTACTATGGCAAAGAACCATTCGTTAAACTTCATGATTATCTTGTGAATGAGATGCCGGCTGCGGACGGCCACTATGATATCTGTATGGCGGGATTCATGCTTGGAAATACACTCAGCGACAACGGCGGCGTGACCAGGGGAATCTGCCGCATGGATGGAGAAAATAATCTGGTTGGCATTGCGGAGACCAGAAATATCGTGAAAACCGCGGAAGGCGCCGGTGTCCAGACGGAAGACGGAATAGTCCCGGTTGCACTGGATTCTAAAGTATCCATGAATATGTGGGGACTGCAGCCTGAATTTCTGGATGAACTGGAGAGCGGATTTGTGAAATTCCTCTCTGGATTGTCAACTGAAGATTCAAAACAGGAATATCTTCTGCCGACGATCATTGACGGGCTGCTGCAGGAGAACCGTGCGGATGTACATGTGATCAATACCGGCGCCCAGTGGTTTGGCGTAACGTACCAGGAAGATAAGGATTCCGTTGTGGAGGCGTTTAAGAAGCTGATCGCCAAAGGAGTCTATCGGGAAAAGTTGTTTGATTGTTAG
- a CDS encoding sulfatase-like hydrolase/transferase, with amino-acid sequence MGTKRPNILFFFTDQQRWDTCGCFNPNLNLTPNLDELARDGACFEKAYTCQPVCGPARACLQSGMYATETGNFHNLRRLDPESCTPLAEYLNRAGYKTGYVGKLHLAQTTDGPVPPELHYGYKDYWRAMDVVEWGSLPYEGGLYDEEGRLVPYKNQYRVDFTTDLLLEFLGQQRDSEQPFFTMMSLIEPHHQNCMYRYVAPDGYAEQYQDAWVPGDLAVRRGQGDWEKNLPDYYGMIRRIDENLGRVVEALKKNGQYENTYIIFSSDHGSHFRTRNGEYKRACHDACTHIPLVIHGPDIKRGYREGKRLASLIDIPATILDMAGVDKPRHYRGRSLLPLMKGEDVRWRAEVFIQISESQVGRAVCDGRYKYSVSAPGADGFAVPGADIYREEFLYDLEDDPDENVNLVADISYKGVRSRLRRAMLGYIEEVEHYTPEILPAECR; translated from the coding sequence ATGGGAACAAAAAGGCCAAATATTTTATTTTTCTTTACAGACCAGCAGCGCTGGGACACCTGCGGCTGCTTCAATCCAAATCTGAACCTGACACCGAATCTGGATGAACTGGCGAGGGATGGCGCCTGCTTTGAAAAGGCGTATACGTGCCAGCCTGTCTGCGGACCGGCGCGGGCTTGTCTTCAGTCCGGAATGTATGCCACGGAGACTGGAAATTTTCACAATCTGCGCAGGCTGGATCCTGAGTCCTGTACACCGCTTGCCGAATACTTAAACAGGGCGGGATACAAAACGGGTTATGTCGGAAAGCTGCATCTGGCGCAGACCACAGACGGACCGGTGCCGCCCGAGCTTCATTACGGGTATAAAGATTACTGGCGGGCAATGGATGTCGTGGAATGGGGATCGCTGCCGTATGAGGGCGGGCTGTATGACGAGGAGGGAAGGCTGGTTCCTTATAAGAACCAGTACCGTGTGGATTTTACGACAGATCTGCTGCTGGAATTTCTGGGACAGCAAAGAGACTCTGAACAACCTTTTTTTACCATGATGTCCCTGATTGAGCCGCACCATCAGAACTGTATGTACCGGTACGTTGCACCGGACGGATATGCTGAGCAGTATCAGGATGCCTGGGTACCCGGGGACCTCGCGGTACGAAGGGGACAGGGAGACTGGGAGAAGAACCTGCCGGATTATTACGGCATGATCAGGAGGATTGATGAAAATCTTGGACGCGTGGTGGAGGCGCTAAAGAAAAACGGACAGTATGAGAACACCTATATTATATTCAGCAGCGATCACGGGAGCCATTTTCGGACGAGAAACGGGGAATACAAACGCGCATGCCATGACGCGTGCACACATATTCCGCTGGTGATTCATGGACCGGATATAAAAAGGGGTTACCGGGAAGGTAAAAGGCTTGCAAGTCTGATCGATATACCGGCTACGATCCTGGATATGGCAGGTGTGGATAAACCGCGGCATTATCGAGGAAGGTCACTTCTTCCGCTGATGAAAGGTGAAGATGTCAGGTGGAGAGCGGAGGTGTTTATTCAGATTTCAGAATCTCAGGTGGGGCGTGCGGTCTGTGATGGCAGGTACAAGTACTCCGTATCTGCTCCGGGAGCCGATGGGTTTGCTGTGCCTGGGGCAGACATATACCGGGAAGAGTTTCTGTATGATCTGGAGGATGATCCGGATGAAAATGTTAATCTGGTTGCAGACATCAGTTATAAGGGGGTGAGAAGTAGATTGCGCAGAGCTATGCTGGGATATATCGAAGAAGTGGAACATTACACTCCGGAGATTCTTCCGGCGGAATGCAGATAG
- a CDS encoding uroporphyrinogen decarboxylase family protein: MTNKEREFRTLSFSNEGLDRGAKQETFEPWDLTVADWEKEGLRTDFNKKLKVPIVPTEVGYIKKDEPVKWVDHYYMTMLADPIFDLEKTLGYDPVLRMAFRIPFLSYDEEILEETEEYTVKRDIDGWIRKYYKGRDLFTAVQPIVSDEESWERHKAHTLEAYKKNCTDEAMHAAYDKYHAVSESGEYPIRFRLMGFFWSIRDLMDNEPMLYAWYDYPEMIQDIHRFQLDLYKEQMDKILNIVKPEVLFFEEDLSGKNGPMISPETFDEFLRPCYEEIIPFLKDRGVQNVFVDTDGDFTRLIPNFTSSGVDGFLPVDVNAGVDIVDVRRRFPDVKFIGGFNKLEILKGPEAIDREFKRLEPVIRQGGYLCGIDHQAAPGTPYAYYQYYIKRLGEVMAECRGEHIIK, from the coding sequence ATGACGAATAAAGAGCGTGAATTTCGTACCTTAAGTTTCTCTAATGAAGGGCTTGACAGAGGAGCGAAGCAGGAAACATTTGAGCCGTGGGATTTGACGGTTGCAGATTGGGAAAAAGAAGGACTGAGGACAGATTTTAACAAAAAACTTAAAGTGCCGATTGTCCCTACGGAGGTCGGCTATATAAAGAAGGACGAACCTGTGAAGTGGGTTGATCATTATTATATGACAATGCTTGCAGACCCGATTTTTGATCTGGAGAAAACACTGGGATATGATCCAGTGTTACGCATGGCATTTAGAATTCCGTTTTTGAGTTACGATGAAGAGATTTTGGAGGAAACTGAGGAGTATACGGTAAAAAGAGATATCGACGGATGGATCAGAAAATACTATAAGGGACGTGATCTTTTTACAGCAGTTCAGCCAATTGTATCTGATGAGGAGTCCTGGGAGCGCCACAAGGCTCATACACTGGAGGCATACAAAAAAAATTGTACGGATGAGGCGATGCATGCAGCATATGATAAATATCATGCGGTCAGTGAGAGTGGGGAATACCCGATTCGTTTCCGGCTGATGGGATTCTTCTGGAGTATCCGTGATCTGATGGACAATGAACCGATGCTGTATGCATGGTATGATTATCCGGAAATGATACAGGATATCCATAGATTCCAGTTGGATCTTTATAAAGAACAGATGGATAAGATATTAAACATTGTGAAACCGGAAGTATTGTTCTTTGAGGAGGACTTGAGCGGAAAGAATGGTCCGATGATTTCGCCGGAAACGTTTGATGAATTCTTAAGACCGTGTTATGAAGAAATCATACCATTTCTCAAAGATCGAGGAGTACAAAACGTGTTCGTGGACACGGACGGAGACTTCACGAGACTGATTCCAAACTTTACCTCTTCCGGTGTAGATGGATTCCTCCCCGTGGATGTTAACGCGGGCGTTGATATCGTGGATGTAAGAAGACGTTTTCCGGATGTTAAGTTTATTGGCGGCTTCAATAAACTGGAAATTTTAAAAGGACCGGAAGCGATCGACCGCGAGTTTAAGCGGCTGGAGCCGGTGATTCGTCAGGGCGGATACCTGTGCGGCATTGACCATCAGGCTGCTCCGGGCACACCATATGCATATTATCAGTATTACATAAAGCGGCTGGGTGAAGTCATGGCTGAATGTCGTGGGGAACATATTATAAAATAA
- the hflX gene encoding GTPase HflX gives MQLYESKNIEERVILIGIQTDAGDDTQKSLRELEELVETAGAVTVGEVIQKRESIHPASYVGPGKLEELRELLYTLDATGIVCDDELSPAQYGTLESELQCKVMDRTLVILDIFAGRAVTKEGKLQVELAQLKYRAARLVGLRNSMSRLGGGIGTRGPGEKKLEMDRRMIRNRITQLKQDLEEMKRHRELLRGQRMKSNQKVAAIVGYTNAGKSTLLNTLTGASVLEENKLFATLDPTTRVLDLPGKQQILLTDTVGFIRKLPHHLVDAFKSTLEEAKFADIIIHVVDASNPQMDEQMHIVYDTLRQLGIEGKKIITLFNKQDQVDCPENLKDLQADCIIRTSAKTGTGMEELKEELVRMLQAEQIYIERFYGYDRANVISMIRKVGQVVEEEYYPEGISIKAYVPVEIYGKV, from the coding sequence ATGCAATTATATGAATCAAAAAACATTGAAGAGCGGGTCATTTTGATTGGGATTCAGACCGATGCCGGCGACGATACGCAAAAATCATTGAGGGAACTCGAGGAACTCGTGGAGACTGCCGGAGCTGTTACGGTGGGTGAGGTCATCCAGAAGAGAGAGAGCATTCATCCGGCAAGTTATGTTGGTCCGGGTAAACTGGAGGAGCTCAGAGAACTGCTGTACACACTGGATGCCACGGGAATCGTCTGTGATGACGAATTATCTCCGGCGCAGTACGGAACTCTGGAAAGTGAACTGCAATGTAAGGTTATGGACCGAACGCTTGTAATCCTCGATATTTTTGCCGGGCGCGCTGTCACCAAAGAGGGAAAACTGCAGGTTGAACTTGCGCAATTAAAGTACCGTGCTGCCAGGCTGGTGGGGCTGCGCAATTCGATGTCCCGTCTTGGCGGCGGAATTGGTACGCGCGGACCCGGTGAGAAGAAGCTGGAGATGGACCGCCGTATGATCCGCAACAGAATCACGCAGCTGAAACAGGATCTGGAAGAAATGAAACGCCACAGAGAGCTGCTGCGGGGGCAGCGGATGAAGAGTAATCAGAAAGTGGCGGCGATCGTAGGCTATACGAACGCAGGAAAATCAACCCTTTTAAACACTCTGACAGGAGCATCGGTACTGGAGGAGAATAAGCTGTTTGCAACGCTGGATCCGACGACCCGCGTGCTTGACCTGCCTGGTAAACAGCAGATTTTACTGACGGATACCGTTGGGTTTATACGGAAACTGCCGCATCATCTTGTAGATGCATTTAAGAGTACGCTGGAAGAAGCAAAATTTGCTGACATTATTATACATGTGGTGGATGCGTCAAATCCGCAGATGGATGAACAGATGCATATTGTGTATGATACGCTCCGGCAGCTGGGAATAGAAGGCAAAAAGATAATCACGCTCTTCAATAAGCAGGACCAGGTGGACTGTCCTGAAAATCTGAAAGACCTTCAGGCGGACTGTATCATCAGGACGTCCGCCAAGACCGGGACAGGCATGGAGGAACTGAAGGAAGAGCTGGTTCGTATGCTTCAGGCGGAACAGATTTATATCGAACGTTTTTACGGATATGACAGAGCGAATGTCATCAGCATGATCCGAAAGGTCGGACAGGTTGTGGAGGAGGAATACTATCCGGAAGGCATCTCGATCAAGGCGTATGTGCCGGTGGAAATATATGGAAAAGTATAG
- a CDS encoding tetratricopeptide repeat protein codes for MRKMYLVFAACLVILTAGCGSSENDEYYEDGIACMEKSEYEEAVTLMNQAIEQEERLPEAYRALGISQYELGDNAAAIAAFSRSLNSLENTNVEFEKDVMYYLALARKDYGEYEKAAEVYTEVLKLEKDPETYFLRGSVYLELDDQERAKNDFDSAVKDSRDYGMYLKIYQAYADKSDTVTGESYLQRALELKPKEASDYYNRGRIYYELKDYESARGELTEAINEGDADAVLLLGKVYLAVDDAASARGLYQDYLKEEKNQSRAYNGLAMCDIFEKNYDNALNNIKKGLECEDAAETQSLLFNEIVVYEYMLDFETAKSKMAEYLEKYPDDMTAVRENEFLKSR; via the coding sequence ATGAGAAAAATGTATTTGGTGTTTGCAGCCTGCCTGGTAATCCTTACAGCAGGCTGCGGCAGTTCTGAAAATGATGAATATTATGAAGACGGAATTGCCTGTATGGAAAAGAGTGAATATGAGGAGGCCGTTACCCTGATGAACCAGGCGATTGAGCAGGAGGAACGGCTTCCGGAAGCCTACCGGGCGCTTGGCATCAGTCAGTATGAACTGGGGGACAATGCGGCTGCCATTGCCGCATTTTCACGGAGCCTGAACTCACTGGAGAATACTAATGTAGAGTTTGAAAAGGATGTCATGTATTATCTTGCGCTGGCGAGAAAGGATTACGGGGAATATGAGAAGGCCGCCGAAGTGTATACGGAGGTTTTAAAGCTGGAGAAGGATCCGGAAACATATTTTCTGAGAGGCAGCGTATATCTGGAACTGGACGATCAGGAACGGGCAAAAAATGATTTTGACAGCGCCGTGAAAGACAGCCGGGACTATGGCATGTATCTGAAGATTTATCAGGCATATGCGGATAAATCCGATACCGTTACGGGAGAATCGTATCTCCAGAGAGCGCTGGAGTTAAAGCCCAAAGAGGCATCGGATTACTATAACAGGGGCAGGATCTATTATGAGCTGAAGGACTATGAAAGTGCCAGGGGAGAGCTGACCGAGGCAATCAATGAAGGTGATGCGGACGCCGTCCTCCTGCTTGGAAAAGTCTATCTTGCGGTCGATGACGCGGCCAGTGCCCGCGGTCTCTATCAGGATTATCTGAAGGAGGAGAAAAATCAGTCCAGGGCGTATAACGGGCTGGCGATGTGTGATATATTTGAAAAGAATTACGATAATGCGCTGAACAACATAAAAAAAGGCCTGGAGTGTGAGGACGCCGCGGAGACGCAGAGTTTGTTGTTCAATGAGATCGTCGTATATGAATATATGCTGGATTTTGAGACGGCAAAATCAAAAATGGCAGAATACCTGGAAAAATATCCGGATGATATGACTGCCGTGAGGGAAAATGAGTTTCTGAAAAGCAGATAA
- a CDS encoding ribonucleoside triphosphate reductase, with translation MFKVEKRDGAIADFELAKITEAVRKAFEANQKQYSQDMLEMVSLRVTSDFQKKIKDDSVNVEDIQDSVENVLIQCGYSDVAKAYILYRKQREKVRNMKSTILDYKEIVNSYVKVEDWRVKENSTVTYSVGGLILSNSGAVTANYWLSEIYDPEIADAHRNADIHIHDLSMLTGYCAGWSLKQLIMEGLGGIKGKITSSPAKHLSVLCNQMVNFLGIMQNEWAGAQAFSSFDTYLAPFAKVDNLSYPEVKKCIESFIYGVNTPSRWGTQAPFSNITLDWTVPQDLAELPAIVGGKEMDFRYKDCKPEMDMINRAFIETMIEGDANGRGFQYPIPTYSITSDFDWSDTTNNRLLFEMTAKYGTPYFSNYINSDMEPSDVRSMCCRLRLDLRELRKKTGGFFGSGESTGSVGVVTINMPRIAYLSKNEKEFYQRLDHMMDVSARSLHVKREVITKLLNEGLYPYTKRYLGTFDNHFSTIGLIGMNEVGLNANWLGGDMTDVRTQEFTKEVLNHMRNKLSDYQEEYGDLYNLEATPAESTTYRLAKHDRAKWPDIRTAGSKGDTPYYTNSSHLPVEFTSDIFDALDIQDELQSLYTSGTVFHAFLGEKLPDWQSAASLVRKVAENYTLPYYTLSPTYSVCKDHGYIAGEHFTCPTCGHPAEVYSRITGYYRPVQNWNDGKSQEYKNRTVYDIGNSAIKKSKKTAAAVIDETIAVENGEGFKYLFTTSTCPNCKAAKEMLEGEAYEIIDAEANPDLAAKYGIMQAPTLVVVDGDNMKKYVNASNIQKYLETH, from the coding sequence ATGTTTAAAGTAGAAAAAAGAGACGGAGCCATAGCCGATTTTGAGCTTGCGAAGATCACGGAGGCGGTCCGCAAGGCATTTGAAGCGAATCAAAAGCAGTACAGTCAGGATATGCTGGAGATGGTGAGTCTGCGTGTCACCTCTGATTTTCAGAAAAAAATCAAGGATGATAGTGTTAATGTAGAAGATATTCAGGACAGTGTGGAAAATGTTTTGATTCAGTGCGGATATTCAGATGTGGCAAAAGCGTATATCCTGTACCGGAAACAGCGGGAGAAAGTCCGCAATATGAAATCCACGATCCTGGATTACAAAGAGATCGTAAACAGCTATGTCAAGGTGGAGGACTGGCGTGTAAAAGAAAATTCCACAGTAACGTATTCGGTAGGGGGCCTGATCTTAAGCAACAGCGGTGCGGTGACCGCCAACTACTGGCTGTCCGAGATCTATGATCCGGAGATTGCAGATGCGCACCGTAATGCAGATATTCATATTCATGATCTGTCCATGCTGACCGGGTATTGTGCCGGGTGGTCACTGAAGCAGCTGATCATGGAAGGACTTGGAGGAATCAAAGGAAAGATTACGTCTTCACCTGCAAAACACCTGAGTGTACTCTGCAATCAGATGGTCAATTTCTTGGGGATCATGCAGAATGAGTGGGCAGGAGCACAGGCATTTTCGTCTTTTGATACATACCTTGCACCGTTTGCCAAGGTGGATAACCTTTCCTACCCGGAAGTAAAGAAATGTATTGAATCCTTTATCTACGGGGTCAATACCCCCAGCCGCTGGGGGACTCAGGCGCCGTTTTCCAATATTACACTGGACTGGACGGTACCGCAGGATCTTGCAGAACTTCCTGCGATTGTCGGCGGCAAAGAGATGGATTTCCGTTATAAAGACTGTAAGCCGGAGATGGATATGATCAACCGTGCATTTATCGAGACCATGATTGAGGGAGATGCCAACGGAAGAGGATTCCAGTATCCGATTCCGACATATTCCATCACATCCGACTTTGACTGGTCGGATACGACGAACAACCGCCTGCTGTTTGAGATGACAGCGAAATACGGTACGCCGTATTTTTCCAATTATATCAACAGCGATATGGAACCGAGCGACGTGCGGAGCATGTGCTGCAGGCTGCGTCTGGACCTGAGAGAGCTTCGCAAGAAAACGGGAGGGTTTTTCGGTTCCGGTGAAAGTACCGGTTCTGTGGGTGTTGTGACGATCAATATGCCGCGCATCGCATATCTGTCGAAGAACGAAAAAGAGTTCTATCAGAGGCTGGATCACATGATGGATGTGAGTGCAAGGTCACTTCATGTAAAACGCGAAGTCATTACAAAGTTACTGAATGAAGGTCTCTATCCGTATACAAAACGGTATCTGGGGACTTTTGACAATCATTTTTCAACGATCGGGCTGATCGGTATGAATGAAGTTGGGCTGAATGCGAACTGGCTCGGCGGGGATATGACGGACGTGCGTACGCAGGAATTCACGAAAGAAGTTCTGAACCATATGCGCAACAAACTCTCAGACTATCAGGAGGAATACGGAGACCTCTATAATCTGGAAGCAACACCGGCGGAATCGACGACGTATCGTCTGGCAAAACACGACCGGGCAAAATGGCCGGATATCAGGACTGCGGGAAGTAAGGGAGATACCCCGTACTATACCAACAGCTCACATCTGCCGGTTGAGTTTACATCAGATATCTTTGATGCACTGGATATTCAGGATGAACTTCAGAGCCTGTATACATCCGGTACTGTGTTCCACGCGTTCCTGGGCGAAAAACTGCCGGACTGGCAGTCTGCGGCATCACTGGTCCGGAAGGTTGCAGAGAATTATACACTGCCTTACTATACATTATCTCCCACGTATTCTGTATGCAAGGATCACGGATATATCGCGGGCGAGCACTTTACCTGCCCGACATGCGGGCATCCGGCGGAAGTATACAGCAGGATCACGGGATACTATCGGCCTGTTCAGAACTGGAACGACGGCAAGAGTCAGGAGTATAAAAACCGAACGGTATACGACATCGGGAATTCTGCGATAAAGAAGTCTAAGAAGACAGCGGCAGCTGTTATAGATGAGACAATAGCCGTGGAAAATGGTGAAGGATTCAAATATCTGTTCACGACAAGTACCTGTCCGAACTGTAAGGCGGCGAAGGAGATGCTGGAGGGAGAGGCATATGAAATCATCGATGCCGAAGCGAATCCGGATCTTGCAGCGAAATATGGGATCATGCAGGCGCCGACACTTGTGGTGGTGGATGGCGACAATATGAAAAAATATGTAAATGCTTCAAATATTCAGAAGTATCTGGAGACGCACTGA